The stretch of DNA TACCGCCATATTGGTTGCCATAATTAGCAAATTCGGGCGTAGCTGCTACTTCTGCATTAACAGGAGCAGGATTTAGGTTGACTTGAAGGTCTAAACGGATTCCTCCTGTAATAGAAAAACGCTCATTGACACGAAAACGGTCTTGAACATATACGCTTAACAACGCAAGCCCAAATTTGGCAGAAGGTTGATAGCGGTTAAAGTTATAATCATTATTGGTGTAATTGTAAACGCCTCTAATTCTAGAAGGGGTATTGTTGAGAAAATTATCCACGGTCTTATATTCCCAACGACCATTCCATGCCGTCAAAAAACAATAGTGTATGTCATAAAAATCATTGTTGGTTCCTATTGTGATTTTGTGTTTTTTGCGATGAATGGTAAAGTTATCGGTAAACTGAAAAGAATTGACATTGACCCCATAAATAGAAGCTTCTCGATAAGGGCCAATAAAAATAGTATTGGAAGTATTGTAGCCAATTTCAATATGTGGAAAGATGTTACCATCAAAGGTTCGGTTGTCTTTCATATTGTTCCAACCTAAGATAAGATGATTGGACATATTGTGGTCAAAGCTACTTTTTAGTTCTGCTACCAAGCTATTATTACGACTGTGGTGACGGTACGCTTGAGAGCCATATTTAAAGATAGAAGAGCCTCGTTCAAGACGATCGGCATAGGCAAACACTAAGTTGTCACGCAGGGTAAGTTGATGATTTTTAGCAATGTTCCAGTCAAATCGAGCAAAAATTTTGTGGCTGGTTTGTTCGATGTTCGTTGCTTCAGAACTGCCAGGATCATAACCATAATTAGTTACTAAATGTTGGGTTATTTGGTCCACAACTTCTCTAGGAACATTAGAAGATGGAGTACCTGGTACATTTAGAATGGGCTCATTGCGAGAAGCAAATTCATAATTGGCAAAAAAGAAAAGTTTATTTTTTATAATCGCACCCCCTAAACGTCCTCCCATATTAACATCATAATAACTGTTAATCGGTGTTTTTCCATCGTCAACACTCAAACCTGTTAGCCATTGGTTGCGACCAAATAAATAGACAGACCCTGAGAATTGGTTGGTTCCTCCACGAGTTACAGTATTGATATTGGCACCTGTAAAATTCCCCATTCGCACATCAAAAGGGGATAAGGATAGTTGTACTTCTTCTATTGCATCCAAACTAATGGGCTGAGAACCAGCCAATGCTCCAGGGGTTCCCGAAGCAACAGAGCCTCCTGCGCCAGATGCAGGGTCTTGAAAACCAATTACATCATTGTTGGATACCCCATCAATACTTAAATTGTTAAATCGGTAATTGTTACCCCCAAAAGAGCTTTGAAAACCATTGGGACTCAATCGTGTAATGTCTTGCAAACTTCGATTGAGTGTGGGCGTATGTTTCAGTTGTTTTTTACCAATATTGGTTCCAACCCCATCTTTGGTACCACTAAAAGGATCGTCTTTGTCAACGGTTACAACAATAGGAGCATCAACAACAGACTTTGTTTTTAATTGTAAACTAACTTTAGTAGCCTGACCAATACTTACATAAATGTCCTTTTGTTCCAATTTTTCAAAGCCAACATAGCTCACTTCTAGGGTATAAGGTCCCCCTGATCTTAGGTTAGAAAGGATATAACTACCATCTATTTGGACAGTTTGAAAATATTGAGTTCCTGTAGGTGTGTGTGTAGCAACAATCGTTGCTCCAATTAGTGGCTCTTTGTCTTCAAAATCAGTAATAATCCCCTCTATACTTCCCGTTGTAATTTGGCTATAGGCAAAGAAAGGTAGTCCCAAGATCAGTAAGAAACTGGTTAAATAATTCATTGTAAAAGCTGTGATTAAGGTAGATGAAATAATGACAGGGTTTAAGCCTTATCTTCAAAAGATCCTATGTGCTGCTCATTGTATACGGGGGATACAATACTAAGAATTTTTTTGCTCAAAAAAGATCCTATAAGCCAATCTAGCGATTGGTTTATAGGGGCAAAATTAGTAGAATCTAACGAATTTAACAGCAACCTCCTCCATCATAGAAAAAAGTAGAGTCAGAAATATAAATATCTTTACGCCCTAAATCACTTAGTGCTTTTGCTGTTTTGTCACAAATGGCAATAGGTTGATTTTGCAACAAAGTGTGTCCTTTTTCATCGTCAAAAAATTCCTCATCACCATAATAAATGGCTGTTTTTCCTGTAAAGACACAAGGACCATCCTCAGGCATAGGATCCTTGATGGCACAAACCTCTACACTTTCAATGTAGATCAATTCATTGGTATTATAATGCTTAGGATCTAAGATGCGATAAGGGCGTTTAGCACGAACCTCAACCGTTCCGAATCCTACGCTAGTAATCATGTCGATATAATCTTGTAAAGGGATGGAACCACTTAAGCACAAGGCTCTTAATCGATCATCGTTTCTCAATTCGTCAGGCATGTCTTGTTCACAAGTAGGATCAGACATGACCAATCTTCCATGAGGTTTTAAGGTGCGATAAACTTCTTCAAGTGCCTTTTTTAAATCCTCTAATTTGAAAATATTGAACAAACAATTTTGAGCAGCAACATCAATGGATTCATCTGCTACGGGCAAATTTAAGGCATCTCCTTTTTTGAGGTCAACAAACTCAGATTTGAACCAAGGATTTAAGGCTTCTGCTTCTTTGAAATTTTCACGAGAGGCAGTTAACATTTCATCAACAACATCCACACCTACAACGCCTGATTTTTGACGACTGAAATAAGAAAACTGGAGTAATTCCATTCCTCCTCCTACACCTACGTATAAGATTTTGGGATTATTTACTAGATCTCTGGGGTTGACGGTGCTACCACAACCATAGTTCATTTCTAGCATAATTTTAGGAATGTCCAAACCAGGAAGTTGCCAAATAGGAGTAGTTGTACAACATAGCCCAACATCTGGAGTCTCTGCTGCTTGTTTGTAAACATCCTTGGTTGTTTCTAGATACATTTTTTCCATAACCATTAATATTTTTAGAATTGCCAATGACAATGTAATAAAATAAAGATACTGATGAGATCAATTGCCCATTGGCGATAAATTGAGTCCTCAATGTACTTTTTAGATTTGCTGATGGTATGACTTGTGGGTTTCCAAGAACACACCAATACCGCTACATTTATTATTAACCACCTATCTTGGGGGGTACTCTAAAAGATATTAGGTGTAAAATTTAAAAAAAAGAGAGTTGTAAAGATACTTAAATAAAATAATTTATAAAATACTAGATGAAATTTTGTGTTGATTGAATGCTTGCATTTGAATTTAGCGAACTTAGAGTAGTCGAACCTAATGCAAACCTTTTAATACAAACTCATTTAAAACTTTTTTGTTCAAGAGTTTTTGTATTTCTTTTTGAAAATTGATGAATATCGAGTGCTCAAAGGAGAGCTATGTTTACTTTTTGTAAAAGGATTAGTATCTATTAGATAGTTATTTTTATTAAAAATATAGGTGTAAAATTGCTTTGAAAAAACACTAAAATATAGCTTAAGAAAACACTATATTTGTTGCTGAATACCTGATTTGAAATAATTTGTACCAATAATGCGTTTATTTTATAAAGCATTATTTTTTAGGTTAAGATTTTTAATCAATAGGCATACCATTTCATTTGTGATAATGTCTAATAAAGGGTAGCAATTTTTTTACTAAAAAAATAATACATGAAGATAACTTTATTCTGTTTGTTAATCATCATTAATAGCTCAAACCTTTTGGGGCAATATAGTGAAGTAGGAATATTAATGGGAGCAACTAATTATTTGGGTGATTTAGTGCCTTCTAAGGAATATTTTTTAGGAACTAATTTTGGAATGGGGGCTACTTATCAATATAACTTTACAGATAGAGTTGCCATTCGAGGAAATCTTATTTGGGGGCAGATAAAAGGGAGCGACCAAAACTCTAATTATGATTCTGGTCGCCGTCAGCGGAACTTAAATTTTCATTCACAGATATTAGAGTTTTCTGCTTTGGCACAAGTGAATATTTTACCTTTTCATCCCAAACGTAATTTTAAGCCAATTACACCTTATGGTTTTGTTGGAATAGCAGTATTTCATTTTAACCCTTTTACCACTTACAAAGGTAAACAGGTTTATTTGCAACCTTTGGGGACAGAAGGACAAGGAATGGACGGTTATTCGGCTAAATATAGCTTGGTAGAAATTTCTATTCCAGCTGGGATTGGTATTAAATTTTGCGTCAGCAAACGATTTAACCTATCCTTTGAGTTTGGTTTGCGCAAAACGTTTACCGATTATCTAGATGATGTTAGTGGCGATTATGTCCCTTTGAATGAACTTCGTACTGGTAATGGAGACATGGCAGCAAACTTGTCCAATCGAACCTATGATAAAGATGGGAATCAAATCGAACAAGCAGGCAACCCTAGAGGACATGTGGGGAAGGATTGGTACTCATTTATGGGATTTTCTTTGACCTACAGTTTGCACAAATACATTTATTTTGAGAAGAAAAAGAAACGTAGAAGAGGAACCAAACCAAAGAAAAAAGGGAATGGAAGGTGGATGTAAATATTGGTGGATAGGCTTGGGAATGGTCTTGCTGTTGCCATTGGTATCTTGGGCCCAATCTAAGCCTGTAGAAGCTAAGATTGTGTGTTGGAATATCCAAATGCTTCCCAACTCTTTGGCACTTTTTTCTAAAGCGTTGCGAAAAAAACAACGAATTAGAGCACCATGGATTATTGAGCACTGTAAAGAAGCTCCTTATGATCTTATTGTTTTTCAAGAAGTGTTTGACCGAGATATAAAACGTAAGTTAAAACGAGAATTAAAGGAGCAATATCCTTATCAAGTAGATACCAAAATAGCAAAAGGATGTCTAACAAGCAATGGTATTCTCATTGTTAGCCGCATTCCCATGAAGTACATAGATCATGTAATTTATGCCAAAGGAGTGCATGAAGATGGCTGGGCAGCCAAAGGTTGTACCTTGGTGAAAGCAGAAAAAGAGGGACAAGAATTTTATGTAGCGGGGACACATCTTCAGTCTGGAAACTCAAGCCAAGCAGTAGCACATAGAGTTTTGCAGTATCAAGACATTCGTAAATTGTTAGATAGAAACTATATCGCCAACAGGTCCGTTTTTGTGATGGGAGATATGAATACTCGTAAGTCAAATGTAGCACAATATACAAAGATGATAGAGATCATGCAGGTCAAAGATTTCCCGTTGAATGACCAAGAACCCTATACCATTGATGCTAAGAATTCTTGGAATAATCATGCTCAGGGCATACAATTAGATTACATTTTTTTACAGGCTCATGAGACCAATACAACAATCCTTAATCAGCATATTTTGCGTTTAAAACAGGAGCATAAAGGCAAAATGATTGACTTAGCAGATCATTACGGGATTGTTGCCGATATAGTATTATCTAACGAAGGAATTGATTAGAATTTTTTGTCAGAAACAAAACGATCTAAATCTA from Aureispira anguillae encodes:
- a CDS encoding TonB-dependent receptor — its product is MNYLTSFLLILGLPFFAYSQITTGSIEGIITDFEDKEPLIGATIVATHTPTGTQYFQTVQIDGSYILSNLRSGGPYTLEVSYVGFEKLEQKDIYVSIGQATKVSLQLKTKSVVDAPIVVTVDKDDPFSGTKDGVGTNIGKKQLKHTPTLNRSLQDITRLSPNGFQSSFGGNNYRFNNLSIDGVSNNDVIGFQDPASGAGGSVASGTPGALAGSQPISLDAIEEVQLSLSPFDVRMGNFTGANINTVTRGGTNQFSGSVYLFGRNQWLTGLSVDDGKTPINSYYDVNMGGRLGGAIIKNKLFFFANYEFASRNEPILNVPGTPSSNVPREVVDQITQHLVTNYGYDPGSSEATNIEQTSHKIFARFDWNIAKNHQLTLRDNLVFAYADRLERGSSIFKYGSQAYRHHSRNNSLVAELKSSFDHNMSNHLILGWNNMKDNRTFDGNIFPHIEIGYNTSNTIFIGPYREASIYGVNVNSFQFTDNFTIHRKKHKITIGTNNDFYDIHYCFLTAWNGRWEYKTVDNFLNNTPSRIRGVYNYTNNDYNFNRYQPSAKFGLALLSVYVQDRFRVNERFSITGGIRLDLQVNLNPAPVNAEVAATPEFANYGNQYGGIPQFNPRLAFNWIMDNNERFQLRGGTGIYSGRIPFAWYAYSYYISGNSYGNIDLKPNGAMVPLTDNLIDLRNQQPNLTEINLVENNFKLPSVWRSSLAFDIKLPHRIFVTVEGMFSKSLTAIVFKSLNLKDSTAQYAGADNRSYYLGSSSDRKINPNFTNVFGLGNTDKGYQYSISLTATKKIGNFFNAFVAYTFGESKDLVNGVRNSMAANFSWNQAVNSNELALTYSNFDIRHRFVFNVSYLHKWSKSHETSLNLVATVRSGSPFSFVYAGDLNKDGSSKNDVVYIPRNASEIRFDDIKDDMGNVVTTAAQQWEQLDNYINNNAYLNQNRGNYANRNGARTPWNGQIDLRLSHTIYFKREKNNQRLEISLDIINFANLLNHKWGWQAFVPNLRNASYNLLDFKRIDSDQTPVFQFNNPQGDPWQIDQLNSRWQMQLGLRWSF
- the arsM gene encoding arsenosugar biosynthesis arsenite methyltransferase ArsM; this translates as MEKMYLETTKDVYKQAAETPDVGLCCTTTPIWQLPGLDIPKIMLEMNYGCGSTVNPRDLVNNPKILYVGVGGGMELLQFSYFSRQKSGVVGVDVVDEMLTASRENFKEAEALNPWFKSEFVDLKKGDALNLPVADESIDVAAQNCLFNIFKLEDLKKALEEVYRTLKPHGRLVMSDPTCEQDMPDELRNDDRLRALCLSGSIPLQDYIDMITSVGFGTVEVRAKRPYRILDPKHYNTNELIYIESVEVCAIKDPMPEDGPCVFTGKTAIYYGDEEFFDDEKGHTLLQNQPIAICDKTAKALSDLGRKDIYISDSTFFYDGGGCC
- the porG gene encoding type IX secretion system protein PorG produces the protein MKITLFCLLIIINSSNLLGQYSEVGILMGATNYLGDLVPSKEYFLGTNFGMGATYQYNFTDRVAIRGNLIWGQIKGSDQNSNYDSGRRQRNLNFHSQILEFSALAQVNILPFHPKRNFKPITPYGFVGIAVFHFNPFTTYKGKQVYLQPLGTEGQGMDGYSAKYSLVEISIPAGIGIKFCVSKRFNLSFEFGLRKTFTDYLDDVSGDYVPLNELRTGNGDMAANLSNRTYDKDGNQIEQAGNPRGHVGKDWYSFMGFSLTYSLHKYIYFEKKKKRRRGTKPKKKGNGRWM
- a CDS encoding endonuclease/exonuclease/phosphatase family protein; this encodes MRRKRNVEEEPNQRKKGMEGGCKYWWIGLGMVLLLPLVSWAQSKPVEAKIVCWNIQMLPNSLALFSKALRKKQRIRAPWIIEHCKEAPYDLIVFQEVFDRDIKRKLKRELKEQYPYQVDTKIAKGCLTSNGILIVSRIPMKYIDHVIYAKGVHEDGWAAKGCTLVKAEKEGQEFYVAGTHLQSGNSSQAVAHRVLQYQDIRKLLDRNYIANRSVFVMGDMNTRKSNVAQYTKMIEIMQVKDFPLNDQEPYTIDAKNSWNNHAQGIQLDYIFLQAHETNTTILNQHILRLKQEHKGKMIDLADHYGIVADIVLSNEGID